From Palaeococcus ferrophilus DSM 13482:
AAAGTCGCTATTCCCTTTACTCCGTTAACGGCGCACGTTGCCAGAATCTGCGCGTCTTTGGGCATTAGGCCGTAGGTTACAGCATAGAGTTCAACGAGTCCCGGACTTGAAACGTCATCAATGAGTTTTATGTTGAACTGGAAAACGAGGCTTAAAACTGAGGTGAACGCCTCTCTGATCAGTGCTTTCCCCTCATCACTCTTTAGAAAGCGCTTCACATCGTACCTGTTCTTGATGCCCCTT
This genomic window contains:
- a CDS encoding PIN domain-containing protein, coding for MRTFSTTISFRPPLTKRAESVLEAHRGEFVTSFAALEEAVYVTLRKLISDRRGIKNRYDVKRFLKSDEGKALIREAFTSVLSLVFQFNIKLIDDVSSPGLVELYAVTYGLMPKDAQILATCAVNGVKGIATFDEDFRDIDEVEIVP